The Corythoichthys intestinalis isolate RoL2023-P3 chromosome 1, ASM3026506v1, whole genome shotgun sequence genome has a segment encoding these proteins:
- the lpcat2 gene encoding lysophosphatidylcholine acyltransferase 2 isoform X2 gives MPSQRVFALPRQQSLLLPAVINPFVQDTKLSKATIIKCFLQGIVLVPLRAILISLVLMVTWPVAVIITFKHPLKGAVAPMTGWRRLMCQSVMAALGRAYYFCMGFRVVVKGKQVGSGEAPILAVAPHSTFFDGIVCIVAGLPSTVSRVENLATPIFGRFVRCLQPVLVSRKDPDSRKNTIQEIVGRAKSGGRWPQVLIFPEGTCTNRSCLITFKQGAFIPGVPVQPVILRYPNKIDTVTWTWQGFSSRTLLLLTLCQLYTTVEIEFLPPHIPTEEEKKSPALLASKVRDIMAKALGVPVTDHTYEDCRLMISAGELTLPMEAGLVEFTKISRKLNIKWDNVRKELDGFAAMASSCKGGRITIKEFASFLKLPVNPALEELFALFDRNGDGTIDFREYVIGVTILCRPANTEEVLRMAFRLFDIDEDEKITREEFTALLRSALGVSDLNMAKLFKEIDADGSGFITFSEFQAFAMTHPEYAKLFTTYLELQRYQAIQEATPGELQLSGSGENQEDSTSDKKED, from the exons ATGCCGTCTCAACGCGTCTTCGCACTGCCGAGGCAGCAATCTCTGCTGCTGCCTGCAGTCATCAACCCATTTGTGCAGGACACCAAACTCTCCAAGGCCACCATAATCAAA TGTTTCCTCCAGGGAATCGTCCTGGTTCCTCTTCGAGCCATTCTCATCTCATTGGTCCTCATGGTGACCTGGCCTGTGGCTGTCATTATCACCTTTAAGCATCCTTTGAAGGGAGCAGTGGCACCAATGACAGGATGGAGAAG ACTAATGTGTCAGAGTGTAATGGCCGCCCTGGGACGAGCATACTACTTCTGCATGGGCTTCCGTGTGGTGGTCAAGGGCAAGCAGGTGGGCAGTGGTGAAGCCCCCATCCTTGCAGTGGCCCCTCACTCCACCTTCTTTGACGGTATCGTGTGCATCGTTGCTGGACTGCCCTCCACTGTGTCCCGAGTGGAGAATTTGGCCACACCCATATTTGGCA GGTTTGTACGCTGCCTCCAGCCAGTGTTGGTGTCCAGAAAAGACCCTGACTCTCGGAAGAACACAATCCAAGAGATAGTCGGGAGAGCAAAGTCGGGAGGCCGCTGGCCCCAG GTTTTGATATTTCCTGAGGGGACCTGTACAAATCGCTCATGTCTCATCACATTCAAACAAG GTGCCTTTATTCCAGGTGTACCTGTGCAGCCTGTGATTTTGAGATACCCCAATAAAATA GATACAGTCACATGGACCTGGCAAGGTTTCAGCTC GAGGACCCTCCTACTTCTAACCTTGTGTCAGCTCTACACCACAGTGGAAATTGAG tttCTGCCACCTCACATTCCCACAGAGGAGGAGAAGAAAAGTCCTGCTTTGCTCGCTAGCAAAGTGAGAGACATCATGGCCAA GGCGTTGGGTGTCCCTGTGACGGACCACACCTATGAAGACTGCCGCCTGATGATCTCTGCCGGCGAGTTGACCCTGCCCATGGAGGCTGGCCTGGTTGAATTCACCAAAATCAGCCGCAAACTGAA CATCAAGTGGGACAACGTAAGGAAGGAATTGGATGGCTTCGCTGCCATGGCCAGCTCTTGCAAAGGGGGACGGATCACCATCAAGGAGTTTGCTAGCTTCCTCAAGCTCCCCGTCAACCCTGCCCTGGAGGAGCTGTTTGCGCTCTTCGACAGG AATGGAGATGGCACCATAGATTTCAGAGAGTATGTCATTGGAGTGACCATCTTGTGTCGACCTGCTAACACTGAAGAAGTGCTGCGCATGGCATTCCGG CTATTTGACATTGATGAGGATGAGAAAATCACACGGGAGGAGTTCACGGCGCTGCTGCGCTCAGCTTTGGGCGTATCCGATCTCAACATGGCCAAACTTTTCAAAGAAATTGACGCAGACGGCTCGGGTTTCATCACGTTCA GTGAGTTTCAAGCGTTCGCCATGACCCATCCGGAGTACGCCAAGCTCTTCACCACCTATCTGGAACTACAGCGGTACCAGGCCATACAGGAGGCAACGCCTGGAGAGCTGCAGCTAAGCGGTTCGGGTGAGAATCAGGAAGACAGCACCTCGGACAAGAAGGAAGACTAA
- the lpcat2 gene encoding lysophosphatidylcholine acyltransferase 2 isoform X1, producing the protein MPSQRVFALPRQQSLLLPAVINPFVQDTKLSKATIIKCFLQGIVLVPLRAILISLVLMVTWPVAVIITFKHPLKGAVAPMTGWRRRIKLAWRQEPLAPKFDYTSPGKSVKMKGYDGLMCQSVMAALGRAYYFCMGFRVVVKGKQVGSGEAPILAVAPHSTFFDGIVCIVAGLPSTVSRVENLATPIFGRFVRCLQPVLVSRKDPDSRKNTIQEIVGRAKSGGRWPQVLIFPEGTCTNRSCLITFKQGAFIPGVPVQPVILRYPNKIDTVTWTWQGFSSRTLLLLTLCQLYTTVEIEFLPPHIPTEEEKKSPALLASKVRDIMAKALGVPVTDHTYEDCRLMISAGELTLPMEAGLVEFTKISRKLNIKWDNVRKELDGFAAMASSCKGGRITIKEFASFLKLPVNPALEELFALFDRNGDGTIDFREYVIGVTILCRPANTEEVLRMAFRLFDIDEDEKITREEFTALLRSALGVSDLNMAKLFKEIDADGSGFITFSEFQAFAMTHPEYAKLFTTYLELQRYQAIQEATPGELQLSGSGENQEDSTSDKKED; encoded by the exons ATGCCGTCTCAACGCGTCTTCGCACTGCCGAGGCAGCAATCTCTGCTGCTGCCTGCAGTCATCAACCCATTTGTGCAGGACACCAAACTCTCCAAGGCCACCATAATCAAA TGTTTCCTCCAGGGAATCGTCCTGGTTCCTCTTCGAGCCATTCTCATCTCATTGGTCCTCATGGTGACCTGGCCTGTGGCTGTCATTATCACCTTTAAGCATCCTTTGAAGGGAGCAGTGGCACCAATGACAGGATGGAGAAG acgcatcaaactagcatggcgccaagaaccactcgctccaaagtttgactacacttcaccaggaaagagtgtgaaaatgaaaggttacgacgg ACTAATGTGTCAGAGTGTAATGGCCGCCCTGGGACGAGCATACTACTTCTGCATGGGCTTCCGTGTGGTGGTCAAGGGCAAGCAGGTGGGCAGTGGTGAAGCCCCCATCCTTGCAGTGGCCCCTCACTCCACCTTCTTTGACGGTATCGTGTGCATCGTTGCTGGACTGCCCTCCACTGTGTCCCGAGTGGAGAATTTGGCCACACCCATATTTGGCA GGTTTGTACGCTGCCTCCAGCCAGTGTTGGTGTCCAGAAAAGACCCTGACTCTCGGAAGAACACAATCCAAGAGATAGTCGGGAGAGCAAAGTCGGGAGGCCGCTGGCCCCAG GTTTTGATATTTCCTGAGGGGACCTGTACAAATCGCTCATGTCTCATCACATTCAAACAAG GTGCCTTTATTCCAGGTGTACCTGTGCAGCCTGTGATTTTGAGATACCCCAATAAAATA GATACAGTCACATGGACCTGGCAAGGTTTCAGCTC GAGGACCCTCCTACTTCTAACCTTGTGTCAGCTCTACACCACAGTGGAAATTGAG tttCTGCCACCTCACATTCCCACAGAGGAGGAGAAGAAAAGTCCTGCTTTGCTCGCTAGCAAAGTGAGAGACATCATGGCCAA GGCGTTGGGTGTCCCTGTGACGGACCACACCTATGAAGACTGCCGCCTGATGATCTCTGCCGGCGAGTTGACCCTGCCCATGGAGGCTGGCCTGGTTGAATTCACCAAAATCAGCCGCAAACTGAA CATCAAGTGGGACAACGTAAGGAAGGAATTGGATGGCTTCGCTGCCATGGCCAGCTCTTGCAAAGGGGGACGGATCACCATCAAGGAGTTTGCTAGCTTCCTCAAGCTCCCCGTCAACCCTGCCCTGGAGGAGCTGTTTGCGCTCTTCGACAGG AATGGAGATGGCACCATAGATTTCAGAGAGTATGTCATTGGAGTGACCATCTTGTGTCGACCTGCTAACACTGAAGAAGTGCTGCGCATGGCATTCCGG CTATTTGACATTGATGAGGATGAGAAAATCACACGGGAGGAGTTCACGGCGCTGCTGCGCTCAGCTTTGGGCGTATCCGATCTCAACATGGCCAAACTTTTCAAAGAAATTGACGCAGACGGCTCGGGTTTCATCACGTTCA GTGAGTTTCAAGCGTTCGCCATGACCCATCCGGAGTACGCCAAGCTCTTCACCACCTATCTGGAACTACAGCGGTACCAGGCCATACAGGAGGCAACGCCTGGAGAGCTGCAGCTAAGCGGTTCGGGTGAGAATCAGGAAGACAGCACCTCGGACAAGAAGGAAGACTAA